A part of Saccharomonospora amisosensis genomic DNA contains:
- the hrpB gene encoding ATP-dependent helicase HrpB → MTSSRELPELPVRDVLADVRAALDRHGTAVLVAPAGTGKTTLVPLALANWSPGRIVVAEPRRLAARAAAARMAALLDEPLGQTVGYSVRGDRVVSSRTRIEVVTSGLLVRRLQADPELSGTSAVLLDECHERHLDADLLLTLLVDVRGGLREDLRLLATSATVASERLADLLGGAPVVTADARTFPVEVVHHPPARGERIENRVARSIETALARTDGDVLAFLPGAGEIARVADLLDLPGVDVLPLHGRLTTARQDTALRTGPRQRVVLATAVAESSLTVPGVRAVVDSGLARVPRVDHRRGLPGLATVRVSAAVAEQRAGRAGRQGPGLVYRCWPRQEHAILPAYPEPEIRVADLSRLALELACWSTPDGRGLSWWDPPPEGALAAARQLLRTLGATREDGTPTRRGERMAALGLHPRLARALLDGAPEVGPRSAAEVVALLDAGGRSVDIEDELHRLARDDDPATRRWRREAARLAQLVQVPSEEVPDPATVVALAHPERLARRRGGAQGEDGVYLLAAGTAVRLPAGSRLADSEWLAVAEATREPGRAHGVIRLAARADAELATRVAASLVTEAEEVRWQGGDIVARAVRRLGAITLTEARLANPDPALLRAAAMEGLRRQGLELLDWPERATRLRQRLAFLHAHLGQPWPDVGDDALLERAKEWLEPELSAVRRRADLARIDTAAALARLLPWPRAGQLDELAPDRLEVPSGSRPRVDYSGAEPVLAVKLQETFGWRATPRIAGGRVPVVLHLLSPAGRPAAVTADLESFWRNGYPSVRAELRGRYPKHSWPQDPLAAEPTRRTTKSR, encoded by the coding sequence ATGACCTCATCGCGCGAGCTGCCCGAGCTGCCCGTCAGGGACGTGCTCGCGGATGTCCGCGCCGCGCTGGACCGGCACGGCACCGCCGTGCTGGTGGCACCGGCGGGCACCGGCAAGACCACACTGGTGCCACTGGCGCTGGCGAACTGGTCGCCGGGGCGGATCGTGGTGGCCGAGCCAAGGCGGCTTGCGGCGCGGGCGGCGGCGGCGCGCATGGCCGCGCTGCTGGATGAACCCCTCGGACAGACCGTCGGCTACTCGGTGCGAGGCGACCGGGTGGTCTCAAGCCGCACCAGGATCGAGGTGGTGACCTCTGGTCTGCTGGTCCGCAGGCTGCAGGCCGATCCCGAGCTCAGCGGCACCTCGGCGGTGCTGCTCGACGAGTGCCACGAGCGCCACCTGGACGCCGACCTGTTGCTGACGCTGTTGGTCGACGTGCGTGGTGGCCTGCGGGAGGACCTGCGCCTGCTCGCCACCTCGGCCACGGTCGCCTCGGAGCGGCTCGCGGACCTGCTCGGCGGCGCGCCCGTGGTCACCGCTGACGCGCGAACGTTTCCGGTGGAGGTGGTGCACCACCCGCCCGCGCGCGGGGAACGCATCGAGAACCGCGTGGCCCGGTCGATCGAGACGGCGCTTGCGCGAACCGACGGCGACGTGCTGGCGTTCCTGCCAGGTGCCGGCGAGATCGCCCGCGTCGCGGACCTGCTCGACCTGCCCGGCGTTGACGTCCTCCCGCTGCACGGCAGGCTCACCACGGCCAGGCAGGATACCGCGCTGCGAACCGGGCCCCGGCAGCGCGTGGTGCTGGCCACCGCCGTCGCCGAGTCCAGCCTTACTGTGCCAGGGGTGAGGGCCGTCGTGGATTCCGGGCTGGCGCGGGTACCTCGCGTCGACCATCGCCGAGGCCTTCCTGGCCTGGCGACGGTGCGGGTCTCGGCCGCCGTCGCCGAACAGCGCGCGGGCAGGGCGGGTAGGCAGGGGCCAGGCCTGGTCTACCGGTGCTGGCCACGGCAGGAACACGCGATTCTGCCCGCATACCCCGAGCCTGAGATCCGGGTGGCCGACCTTTCCCGGCTCGCGCTGGAGCTGGCCTGCTGGTCGACGCCGGACGGGCGCGGGCTCTCGTGGTGGGACCCGCCGCCGGAGGGCGCGCTCGCCGCGGCCAGGCAGCTGCTGCGCACCCTCGGCGCGACGCGGGAGGACGGCACCCCGACCCGGCGTGGCGAACGGATGGCGGCACTCGGACTGCACCCGAGGCTGGCTCGCGCGTTGCTGGACGGAGCGCCCGAGGTAGGTCCCCGCTCGGCCGCGGAAGTGGTCGCGCTGCTGGACGCAGGCGGCAGGAGTGTGGACATCGAGGACGAACTGCACCGGCTCGCGCGCGATGACGACCCAGCCACACGCCGGTGGCGCAGGGAGGCGGCCCGGCTGGCACAACTGGTGCAGGTGCCCAGCGAGGAGGTGCCCGACCCGGCGACCGTGGTTGCCCTCGCCCACCCCGAGCGGCTGGCGCGTCGGCGTGGGGGTGCGCAGGGCGAGGACGGGGTGTACCTGCTCGCGGCGGGAACGGCCGTGCGGCTGCCGGCGGGCAGTAGGCTGGCCGACAGCGAATGGCTCGCGGTGGCGGAAGCCACCCGCGAACCCGGCCGGGCGCACGGGGTGATCCGGCTGGCCGCGCGTGCCGACGCCGAACTCGCAACCCGCGTCGCTGCCTCGCTGGTCACCGAGGCGGAGGAAGTGCGCTGGCAGGGCGGCGACATCGTGGCTCGGGCGGTCCGACGGCTCGGGGCCATCACGCTGACCGAGGCGCGGCTGGCCAACCCCGACCCGGCGCTGTTGCGGGCGGCCGCCATGGAGGGCCTGCGCAGGCAGGGCCTTGAACTGCTGGACTGGCCTGAGCGGGCGACGCGGCTGCGGCAACGGCTGGCTTTCCTGCACGCGCACCTGGGGCAACCGTGGCCCGACGTGGGTGATGACGCGCTGCTGGAGCGCGCGAAGGAGTGGCTGGAGCCCGAACTGTCGGCGGTCAGGCGACGGGCCGATCTCGCCCGGATCGACACCGCCGCCGCGCTCGCCAGGTTGCTGCCGTGGCCGAGGGCAGGGCAGCTCGACGAGTTGGCTCCCGACCGGTTGGAGGTGCCGAGCGGGTCTCGACCACGGGTGGACTACTCCGGTGCCGAACCGGTGCTCGCGGTGAAGCTACAGGAGACGTTCGGCTGGCGAGCCACGCCGCGGATCGCGGGCGGACGGGTGCCGGTCGTGCTGCACCTGCTCTCGCCCGCGGGCAGGCCCGCGGCGGTCACGGCTGACCTGGAGTCGTTCTGGCGCAACGGATACCCAAGTGTTAGAGCCGAGCTGCGGGGCCGCTATCCCAAGCATTCGTGGCCACAGGACCCACTGGCCGCCGAACCCACCCGACGAACCACCAAGTCGCGTTAG
- a CDS encoding MarR family winged helix-turn-helix transcriptional regulator → MTGALNDRELAAWRTTIQMHEMLRYRLQSGFQARKGLSYQDYTVLALVSKAPEGRMRPFEIAEQATWEKSRLHHQLSRMERRGLVKREQCGSRGMDVVITPLGRDEITKARPEHSADVRQYFIDVLTSEELDQYAAIARKVLSRLRDEDA, encoded by the coding sequence ATGACTGGCGCTCTGAACGATCGTGAACTGGCTGCCTGGCGTACGACGATCCAGATGCACGAGATGCTCCGCTACCGGCTCCAGTCGGGGTTCCAGGCGCGCAAGGGGCTCTCCTATCAGGACTACACCGTGTTGGCTCTGGTCTCCAAGGCGCCCGAGGGCAGGATGCGGCCGTTCGAGATCGCGGAACAGGCGACTTGGGAGAAGAGCCGCCTTCATCACCAGCTCAGTCGGATGGAGCGACGGGGTCTGGTCAAGCGTGAGCAATGCGGCTCGCGTGGGATGGACGTGGTGATCACCCCGCTCGGTCGGGATGAGATCACGAAGGCGCGGCCCGAGCACTCAGCCGACGTTCGTCAGTACTTCATCGACGTACTGACGTCTGAGGAGTTGGATCAGTACGCCGCCATCGCGAGAAAGGTCCTGAGTCGGCTCCGTGACGAGGACGCCTGA
- the hutI gene encoding imidazolonepropionase — MKSTLVTGIGELTTNDPGLRTLHRAAVVFEGERVAWVGDAATAPMADAAVDVAGRAALPGWVDSHTHLVFAGDRTAEFEARMAGVAYTAGGILATVEATRKATDAELRANLAAHLAEAARQGTTCVETKTGYGLTVADELRCARIAEDLADEATFLGAHTVPPGTDAESYLDTVCGDMLAAVAGHVGWADVFCEVGAFDEEQSERVLRAAAARGLRLRVHGNQLNPGPGVRLAVRLGAASVDHCTHLREADVAALAGSDTVATLLPACDLSTRQPLPPARRLLDAGAVVALATNANPGSSYTTSMAFCVATAVLQMGMSISEAVWAATAGGARALCRETGDGAVGTIRVGARADLQVLDAPSVTHLAYRPGVPLTWAVWRRGRLLT, encoded by the coding sequence GTGAAATCCACCCTTGTCACCGGCATCGGTGAGCTGACCACGAACGATCCCGGACTGCGGACCCTGCACCGCGCCGCCGTCGTGTTCGAGGGCGAGCGGGTGGCGTGGGTGGGTGACGCGGCCACCGCGCCGATGGCGGACGCGGCCGTGGACGTGGCAGGCAGGGCCGCGCTGCCCGGCTGGGTGGACAGCCACACGCACCTGGTGTTCGCTGGCGACCGCACCGCCGAGTTCGAGGCAAGGATGGCGGGTGTGGCCTACACGGCCGGCGGCATCCTCGCCACCGTCGAGGCCACCAGGAAAGCCACCGACGCCGAGTTGCGCGCCAACCTCGCCGCGCACCTGGCCGAGGCCGCGCGGCAGGGCACCACCTGTGTGGAGACCAAGACCGGCTACGGGCTGACTGTCGCCGATGAACTGCGTTGCGCGCGCATAGCAGAGGACCTCGCCGACGAGGCGACCTTCCTCGGTGCCCACACCGTGCCACCCGGAACCGACGCCGAGTCCTACCTGGACACTGTGTGCGGTGACATGCTCGCGGCGGTGGCGGGGCACGTCGGCTGGGCCGACGTCTTCTGCGAGGTGGGTGCCTTCGACGAGGAGCAGTCCGAGCGGGTACTGCGCGCCGCGGCGGCGCGCGGACTACGACTTCGGGTGCACGGAAACCAGCTCAACCCTGGGCCAGGGGTGCGGCTCGCGGTGCGGCTCGGGGCGGCGAGCGTGGACCACTGCACCCACCTGAGGGAGGCGGACGTGGCAGCGCTGGCCGGATCGGACACCGTGGCGACGCTGCTGCCCGCGTGTGATCTCTCCACCCGGCAGCCGCTGCCGCCCGCGCGCCGGCTGCTCGACGCGGGCGCCGTCGTGGCGCTGGCCACCAACGCCAACCCCGGCAGCTCCTACACCACCTCGATGGCGTTCTGCGTAGCCACCGCCGTACTCCAGATGGGGATGTCGATCAGCGAGGCGGTCTGGGCAGCCACCGCTGGCGGCGCCCGCGCGCTGTGCCGCGAGACCGGCGACGGCGCGGTCGGCACGATCCGGGTCGGCGCGAGGGCGGACCTGCAGGTGCTCGACGCGCCGTCGGTCACACACCTGGCATACCGGCCGGGGGTGCCGCTGACCTGGGCGGTGTGGCGGCGGGGTCGGCTGCTTACCTGA
- the hutU gene encoding urocanate hydratase, which produces MTMRRTARSWQTEAALRMLRNNLDPEVAERPAELVVYGGTGKAARDWPSYHAIERCLTTLADDETLLVQSGRPVGVLTTHEWAPRVLLANSNLVGDWANWPEFRRLEALGLTMYGQMTAGSWIYIGTQGILQGTYETFAAVARKRFGGTLAGTLTLTAGLGGMGGAQPLAVTMNGGAALIVECDPDRARRRLRGGYLDELAPELDTAIERVRAAKVAREAVSVGVIGNAAEVLPALLRRDVEADIVTDQTSAHDPLAYLPIGVAVEDWHDYAEAEPDEFTDRARDSMAHHVDAMLGYLDRGAEVFDYGNSLRGEAKLGGCERAFDYPGFVPAYIRPMFCEGKGPFRWVALSADPADIAVTDRAALELFGEDESLARWIRLAGERVPFQGLPARICWLGYGQRHVAGLRFNELVASGELKAPIVIGRDHLDAGSVASPYRETEGMADGSDAIADWPLLNALVNTASGASWVSIHHGGGVGMGRSVHAGQVCVADGTALAARKLDRVLRNDPATGVLRHADAGYSRAVEVAGEHGLRLPMREQR; this is translated from the coding sequence ATGACGATGCGACGCACGGCTCGGAGCTGGCAGACGGAGGCCGCGCTGCGGATGCTGCGCAACAATCTCGACCCGGAGGTGGCCGAGCGGCCCGCCGAACTCGTGGTCTACGGCGGCACCGGCAAGGCGGCGAGGGACTGGCCGAGCTACCACGCCATCGAGCGTTGCCTGACAACGCTGGCCGACGACGAGACCCTGCTCGTCCAGTCGGGCAGACCGGTGGGGGTGCTGACCACCCACGAGTGGGCGCCCCGGGTGTTGCTGGCCAACTCCAACCTTGTCGGCGACTGGGCGAACTGGCCGGAGTTTCGCAGGCTGGAAGCGCTCGGACTGACCATGTACGGCCAGATGACAGCCGGATCGTGGATCTACATCGGCACCCAGGGCATCCTGCAGGGCACCTACGAGACGTTCGCGGCCGTCGCCCGTAAGCGGTTCGGCGGGACGCTGGCGGGCACGCTCACGCTCACCGCCGGTCTCGGTGGTATGGGCGGCGCCCAGCCGCTTGCCGTGACGATGAACGGCGGCGCCGCGCTGATCGTGGAGTGCGACCCCGACAGGGCGCGCCGCAGGCTGCGCGGCGGCTACCTCGACGAGTTGGCTCCCGAGCTGGACACCGCGATCGAACGGGTGCGGGCAGCGAAGGTCGCACGCGAAGCCGTGTCCGTCGGTGTGATCGGCAACGCGGCCGAGGTGCTGCCCGCGCTGCTGCGTCGCGACGTGGAAGCCGACATCGTCACCGACCAGACCTCGGCCCACGACCCGCTGGCGTACCTACCCATCGGGGTGGCGGTCGAGGACTGGCACGACTACGCCGAAGCCGAACCCGACGAGTTCACCGACCGCGCGCGCGACTCGATGGCACACCACGTGGACGCGATGCTCGGCTACCTCGACCGTGGCGCGGAGGTGTTCGACTACGGAAACTCGCTGCGCGGTGAGGCGAAGCTGGGCGGCTGCGAGCGGGCGTTCGACTACCCCGGCTTCGTCCCGGCCTACATTCGCCCGATGTTTTGCGAGGGCAAGGGCCCGTTTCGGTGGGTGGCGCTTTCAGCAGATCCGGCCGACATCGCGGTCACCGACCGTGCGGCGCTGGAGCTGTTCGGCGAGGACGAGTCACTTGCCCGCTGGATCCGGTTGGCGGGCGAGCGGGTGCCGTTCCAGGGGCTGCCCGCACGGATCTGCTGGCTCGGCTACGGCCAGCGACATGTGGCAGGGCTGCGGTTCAACGAGCTGGTGGCCAGTGGCGAGTTGAAGGCACCGATCGTGATCGGGCGCGATCACCTCGACGCGGGCAGCGTCGCCTCCCCGTACCGCGAGACCGAGGGCATGGCCGACGGCTCCGACGCCATCGCCGACTGGCCGCTGCTGAACGCGCTAGTCAACACCGCATCGGGCGCGAGCTGGGTGTCGATTCACCACGGCGGCGGGGTGGGGATGGGCCGCTCCGTCCACGCCGGACAGGTGTGCGTGGCCGACGGCACCGCGCTCGCGGCGCGAAAGCTGGACCGCGTGTTGCGCAACGACCCGGCTACCGGGGTGCTGCGGCACGCCGACGCGGGCTACTCGCGCGCCGTCGAAGTCGCAGGGGAACACGGGTTGCGCCTGCCGATGCGGGAGCAACGGTGA
- a CDS encoding DsbA family protein translates to MGGAERTARKRRQQRTAGADAVARARGGNDTKKVIAVVAAVVLVAAVVIGGVLWTNASKNATEGQKIQPAAPAAADYPERREGVVVVSGAQDAPATIDVYADFLCPVCGAFEQAYGQQIEQKVAQGELRVRTHVLPMLTEKSDPPGYSLDAANAALLAADEGKFSEFHDSLFANQPEEGKRGYSDEQLIELGRELGITSKSFADGVRAGTYDAQLQAELQRVLADPSLQRDFGNGQRGFGTPTVVAGGTIVDIGDQQWLDKVIQQAKS, encoded by the coding sequence GTGGGCGGAGCGGAACGGACCGCGCGGAAGCGACGGCAGCAGCGGACGGCCGGGGCTGACGCCGTAGCCAGGGCCAGGGGCGGCAACGACACCAAGAAGGTGATCGCTGTCGTCGCGGCGGTGGTGCTGGTAGCGGCGGTAGTGATCGGCGGCGTGTTGTGGACGAACGCGTCCAAGAACGCCACTGAAGGACAGAAGATCCAGCCCGCCGCCCCGGCGGCGGCCGACTACCCGGAGCGCCGCGAAGGTGTCGTCGTGGTGTCGGGTGCGCAGGACGCGCCCGCGACGATCGACGTCTACGCCGACTTCCTATGCCCGGTCTGTGGTGCGTTCGAGCAGGCCTACGGGCAGCAGATCGAGCAGAAGGTCGCGCAGGGTGAGCTTCGGGTACGTACGCACGTGTTGCCGATGCTCACCGAGAAGTCCGACCCGCCCGGCTACTCGCTTGACGCTGCCAACGCGGCGCTGCTGGCCGCGGACGAGGGCAAGTTCTCCGAGTTCCACGACAGCCTGTTCGCCAACCAGCCGGAGGAGGGCAAGCGCGGCTACAGCGACGAACAGCTGATCGAACTCGGTCGCGAGCTGGGCATCACCAGCAAGTCCTTCGCCGACGGTGTGCGCGCGGGAACCTACGACGCGCAACTGCAGGCCGAGTTGCAGCGGGTGCTCGCCGACCCCAGCCTGCAGCGCGACTTCGGCAACGGGCAGCGCGGCTTCGGCACCCCAACGGTCGTCGCGGGCGGCACGATCGTGGACATCGGTGACCAGCAGTGGCTGGACAAGGTGATCCAGCAGGCCAAGAGCTGA
- a CDS encoding formimidoylglutamate deiminase: MTAYWCEYAWLPDGVRHAVRLDVTAGRFTSVTTGAPRTGHVLPGLALPGFADAHSHAFQRALRGRAQQGRGSFWTWRSLMYELADRLDPDSYYRLARGVYAELVLAGYTSVGEFHYLHHGPGGAGYADPNAMGAALVAAADEAGIRLCLLDTCYLAGGFGEPLRGTQLRFGDGDADRWAQRVQRFSPRGERVTSGVAVHSVRAVPPRDLPVVVAAAGDRPLHVHLSEQRAENAECLRASGRTPAGLLESTGVLGPATVAVHATHLDPSDIAALAASGCRVCVCPATECDLGDGIGPSRALLDAGVGLCLGGDSHVVTDPFEQLRGLEWRERLVREVRGLFTARELLAAATAHAALGWPDVGQLAEGQGADLVVVDLDSTSTAGAEPSAAPFAATAADVRDVMVAGRWVVRGGEHGLVERPQEVLRREIGGLWR, translated from the coding sequence GTGACCGCCTACTGGTGCGAGTACGCGTGGTTGCCGGACGGGGTGCGACACGCCGTCAGGCTCGACGTCACGGCCGGGAGGTTCACCTCGGTCACCACGGGAGCGCCGCGGACGGGGCACGTGTTGCCGGGGCTGGCGCTGCCGGGCTTCGCCGACGCGCATTCCCACGCGTTCCAGCGCGCGTTGCGTGGCAGGGCGCAGCAGGGACGCGGCTCGTTCTGGACCTGGCGCTCGCTGATGTACGAGCTGGCCGACCGGCTGGACCCCGACTCCTACTACCGCCTCGCGCGCGGCGTCTACGCCGAACTCGTGCTGGCCGGGTACACCAGCGTCGGCGAGTTCCACTACCTGCACCACGGCCCCGGCGGCGCCGGTTACGCCGACCCCAACGCCATGGGTGCCGCGCTTGTCGCGGCCGCTGACGAAGCCGGAATCAGGTTGTGCCTGCTGGACACCTGCTACCTGGCTGGCGGTTTCGGCGAGCCGTTGCGGGGAACGCAGCTGCGGTTCGGCGACGGCGACGCCGACCGGTGGGCGCAGCGGGTACAGCGGTTCTCCCCTCGCGGTGAGCGGGTGACCTCGGGTGTGGCTGTGCACTCGGTGCGGGCGGTGCCGCCACGGGACCTGCCGGTCGTGGTGGCAGCGGCAGGCGACCGGCCGCTGCATGTACACCTGTCCGAGCAGCGGGCCGAAAACGCCGAGTGCCTTCGCGCGAGCGGGCGCACCCCGGCCGGGTTGCTGGAAAGCACCGGGGTGCTCGGTCCGGCGACGGTGGCGGTGCACGCCACCCACCTGGACCCCTCCGACATCGCCGCGCTCGCCGCTTCGGGGTGCCGGGTGTGCGTATGTCCCGCGACGGAATGCGACCTCGGCGACGGCATCGGCCCGAGCAGGGCGCTGCTCGACGCGGGGGTGGGGCTGTGTCTTGGTGGGGACAGCCACGTCGTGACCGACCCGTTCGAGCAGCTGCGCGGGTTGGAGTGGCGGGAGAGACTCGTGCGGGAGGTGCGCGGTTTGTTCACCGCGCGGGAACTGCTCGCGGCCGCAACGGCGCATGCGGCGCTCGGGTGGCCAGACGTCGGCCAACTGGCCGAAGGTCAGGGCGCCGACCTGGTGGTTGTCGATCTCGACTCGACCAGCACGGCGGGCGCGGAGCCCTCGGCGGCGCCGTTCGCGGCAACGGCGGCGGACGTGCGCGACGTGATGGTCGCTGGCCGCTGGGTGGTGCGCGGCGGCGAACACGGCCTCGTCGAACGGCCACAGGAGGTGCTGCGGCGCGAGATAGGTGGGCTGTGGCGGTGA
- a CDS encoding SDR family oxidoreductase, with product MDRVNDTKTALVTGANKGIGFAIAQGLGAIGLTVAVGARDDVRREEAVEKLRAAGIAAFGVALDVTSGESVAAAVATVEQAAGRLDVLVNNAGISGRTDGGAQDPTTLDLDVVRTVVDTNVFGVVRVTNAMLPLLCRADSPRIVNVSSNMGSLTLQTGPIMAAYAPSKSMLNSITAQYARRLSDTNVIVNACCPGYVATDFTGFNAPRTPQQGAAIAIRLATLPDDGPRGGFFDDEGVVPW from the coding sequence ATGGATCGTGTGAACGACACCAAGACCGCGCTGGTAACCGGCGCGAACAAGGGAATCGGCTTCGCCATCGCGCAGGGCCTCGGGGCGATCGGCCTCACCGTCGCGGTGGGGGCCCGCGACGACGTCAGGCGCGAGGAGGCCGTCGAGAAACTGCGTGCCGCGGGCATTGCCGCGTTCGGGGTCGCCCTCGACGTCACCTCCGGCGAGAGCGTCGCCGCGGCGGTCGCGACCGTCGAGCAGGCGGCAGGAAGGCTCGACGTCCTCGTCAACAACGCGGGCATCTCCGGCCGCACCGACGGTGGCGCGCAGGATCCGACGACGCTCGACCTCGACGTCGTCCGCACCGTCGTGGACACGAACGTGTTCGGTGTCGTCCGGGTGACGAACGCGATGCTCCCGCTGTTGTGCCGTGCGGACTCGCCACGCATCGTCAACGTGTCGAGCAACATGGGCTCGCTGACGCTGCAGACCGGTCCGATCATGGCCGCGTACGCACCGTCGAAGTCGATGCTCAACAGCATCACGGCTCAGTACGCCCGGCGACTGTCCGACACGAACGTCATCGTGAACGCCTGCTGCCCCGGCTACGTCGCGACCGACTTCACCGGCTTCAACGCGCCGAGGACACCCCAGCAGGGTGCCGCGATCGCGATCCGGCTCGCCACCTTGCCGGACGACGGCCCGCGCGGCGGCTTCTTCGACGACGAGGGCGTCGTTCCCTGGTGA
- a CDS encoding dienelactone hydrolase family protein — translation MAHEIETSTIKVGDLGAYLARPSGGSKSGMLLLPMITGIGGQVREYAEDIARAGLTALTWDPWHGPSIDDTPRDRLAELMRQLDDEACLEEMRRLLDHLLGELGVERAGVIGWCLGGRFALILGGRDERLANVVAYHPTVPGTPAPNHTVDAVEHTARIKAPVLMLYPGADTLVPRESFARLQDALYSRDSGPSLVHVYPHAEHGFSDRGRHGSEVNATAYAISWPQALEFMKVTTAATA, via the coding sequence ATGGCACACGAGATCGAGACTTCCACGATCAAGGTCGGTGACCTCGGCGCGTACCTTGCCCGCCCCTCGGGGGGCAGCAAGAGCGGGATGCTGCTGCTGCCGATGATCACCGGTATCGGTGGGCAGGTGCGCGAGTACGCCGAGGACATCGCCAGGGCCGGGCTCACCGCGCTGACCTGGGATCCCTGGCACGGCCCCAGCATCGACGACACCCCGAGGGACCGGCTGGCGGAGTTGATGCGTCAGCTCGACGACGAGGCCTGCCTTGAGGAGATGCGGCGACTGCTGGACCACCTGCTCGGCGAGCTGGGGGTGGAGCGGGCCGGTGTGATCGGCTGGTGTCTCGGTGGCCGGTTCGCGCTGATTCTCGGCGGCAGGGACGAGCGGCTCGCCAACGTCGTCGCCTACCACCCGACGGTCCCCGGCACTCCCGCGCCCAACCACACCGTGGACGCCGTCGAGCACACGGCGCGGATCAAGGCTCCGGTGCTGATGCTGTACCCGGGGGCGGACACGCTGGTGCCGCGGGAGAGTTTCGCGCGGTTGCAGGACGCGCTGTACTCCCGCGACAGCGGGCCGAGCCTGGTTCATGTCTACCCGCATGCCGAACACGGCTTCAGTGACCGAGGCAGGCACGGCAGCGAGGTGAACGCCACCGCGTACGCGATTTCCTGGCCGCAGGCCCTGGAATTCATGAAGGTGACCACCGCTGCCACCGCGTGA
- a CDS encoding MauE/DoxX family redox-associated membrane protein: protein MLASRGRLLDGIGTLTRLGLAAVWLISGGLKLADPGQTYLAVQAYDVLPQSLVGVVATAMPLLEITLGIFVLFGFVTRHVAVLSGLVLVAFIAAVAQSWARGLTIDCGCFGGGGQVAPGETAYPQEIARDAGFLALAVWLAVRPRTSLSVDGWLWGTRRQRLAEERVEEQMRKDASGRSGTDRAEATAAADGRG, encoded by the coding sequence GTGCTCGCGTCACGTGGACGACTGCTCGATGGCATCGGCACGCTCACCCGGCTCGGCCTGGCGGCCGTGTGGCTGATCTCCGGTGGCCTGAAACTGGCCGATCCGGGCCAGACCTACCTCGCCGTGCAGGCGTACGACGTGCTGCCACAAAGCCTCGTCGGGGTAGTGGCGACGGCCATGCCGCTGTTGGAGATCACGCTGGGCATCTTCGTGCTGTTCGGTTTCGTGACCAGGCATGTCGCCGTGCTGTCGGGGTTGGTGCTCGTGGCGTTCATCGCGGCGGTGGCGCAGTCGTGGGCGAGGGGGCTCACGATCGACTGCGGCTGCTTCGGCGGTGGCGGTCAGGTGGCGCCGGGTGAGACCGCGTACCCGCAGGAAATCGCGAGGGACGCCGGTTTCCTTGCGCTGGCCGTGTGGCTGGCGGTGCGGCCGAGAACGTCGCTGTCCGTCGACGGTTGGTTGTGGGGCACGCGGCGGCAGCGGCTTGCGGAAGAGCGGGTTGAGGAACAGATGAGGAAGGACGCCAGTGGGCGGAGCGGAACGGACCGCGCGGAAGCGACGGCAGCAGCGGACGGCCGGGGCTGA
- a CDS encoding LysR family transcriptional regulator, whose translation MEDLETRELRYFAAVAEELHFGRAADRLGIAQPPLSRAIRRLEQRLGVQLLVRDRRGVALTDAGRVLLREAGAVLDAVAAAARRTRRAGDPKRPLVLASKAGASHELLRRLLDTFATEPGAAPVEVLLCEVGEQARLLRDGRADVALMHRPFDDLAGFDTEELCVEGQVAILPSGHPLASRDQLTLAEVRDVPDLPIARWPRLDGSYPDGPGPEVHTQSQLAQLVALGKTLLVIPASSRAWQWPEHVAVPVVDAPKVTTVIAWPPSSQSKAVASLVRSAAKLSGTALPSPA comes from the coding sequence GTGGAAGACCTCGAGACCCGCGAACTCCGGTATTTCGCCGCCGTGGCCGAGGAACTGCACTTCGGCCGCGCCGCCGATCGGCTCGGAATCGCACAACCGCCGCTGTCCCGTGCGATCCGCCGACTCGAGCAGCGGCTCGGGGTCCAACTCCTCGTGCGTGACCGGCGGGGTGTGGCGCTCACGGACGCGGGCAGGGTGCTGCTCCGCGAGGCCGGAGCGGTCCTCGACGCGGTCGCTGCCGCCGCGCGCCGGACGCGGCGCGCCGGGGACCCGAAGCGGCCACTGGTGCTCGCGTCGAAGGCCGGGGCATCCCACGAGTTGCTGCGACGGCTGCTCGACACGTTCGCGACCGAACCCGGTGCGGCACCGGTCGAGGTCCTGCTGTGCGAGGTCGGCGAACAGGCTCGGCTGCTCCGCGACGGGCGCGCCGACGTGGCACTCATGCACCGCCCGTTCGACGACCTCGCCGGGTTCGACACCGAGGAGCTCTGCGTCGAGGGCCAGGTCGCGATCCTTCCCTCCGGCCATCCGCTCGCGTCACGCGACCAGCTCACGCTGGCGGAGGTCCGCGACGTGCCGGACCTGCCGATCGCTCGATGGCCCCGGCTGGATGGGTCCTACCCGGACGGGCCCGGACCGGAGGTGCACACCCAGTCGCAGCTCGCTCAGCTCGTTGCGCTCGGCAAGACACTGCTGGTCATCCCTGCCTCCAGTCGTGCCTGGCAGTGGCCCGAGCACGTCGCGGTGCCCGTGGTTGACGCGCCGAAGGTCACCACGGTGATCGCGTGGCCGCCAAGCAGTCAATCCAAGGCGGTCGCATCACTCGTCCGCTCAGCGGCAAAGCTAAGCGGCACCGCGCTTCCTTCGCCCGCATGA